The Moorena producens PAL-8-15-08-1 genomic interval CCAATCAATATGGTAGACGGCAAAGTAGAAATCAGCTCCTTCGGGGCGAGGGAAGTAGCCTTGGTAGTAGACAAACCTACTACCGGAGTAAGTCCTTTTAACTCAGGATTGTCTGCCTGACGCACTCAGAACTATTTTCAAGTGAGATGACTGGAATCTACACTGCCGATGAATTACAACAGCTGATGACCCAGGAGTCAGAGCGATGGCGACCTCTGGTATTTACTAATGGCTGTTTTGATATACTACACATTGGTCATGTGCGTTACTTAAAGATTGCCAAATCCTTGGGTTCAGCTCTAGTGGTCGGGCTAAATAGTGATCAATCAGTAAACCGCATTAAACCATCACAGCCAGGATATCCTTCCCGACCACTGGTTCCTGAAATACAGAGGGCAGAGATTCTGGCAACTCTCAAACCCGTAGATGGGGTAGTGATTTTTGCTGAAACCACAGCTAATCGTTTAATTGAAGCACTGCAACCAGAGGTGTACGTTAAAGGGGGTGACTACACTTTATCCACTTTACCAGAAGCCCAAATTGTTCAATCCTACGGGGGGCGGATTGAGTTAGTCCAGGTTGAATTTCCTACCTCCACTACTCAAATCATTAACCGCATTCTTCAGGCTCGATAAGCACGTGAGAATAGAGAATGGTTAAAATTTGGTAAATTGTTGTGGGTGTAAATTGATTCTTTGTCAATTTTGGAAAAAACTTTTCATACCCTCGGGTGTTCTCTCTTCCTAGCTGGTGTCTCCCTATATACAGTATAGGCACGCTACATTAGGCATGATAGCAGGCTTACATTAGGTACTAAGCACCCTTACACACTTAACTATTAACCATTAACCATTAACCATTAACCATTAAACCAACACCTAACCCCCAACCCCTAACAATTAACCTGCAAGTTAATTGTTCAAGCAGCGATTAGAGTGAAGCACCGAAGCGAGACAATTGACGGACTACGATCGCACTAATTGTGGCACAAGTTGTTCATCGTAAAAGGTTTAAGGTTAGACAATTATAAGCTTGAAGGTTGTATACAAGCGGTTCCTTGCCGTAGTCTAGGTTAAAAGCATGAACTTGCTTGACTCTCGACTTTAAAACCTATCACATTCAATCTTCTTGAGTGCAACCTCAAACCCTACCCTTCATGAGCGATCAAACGGCCCGGTTACCAGCAGAAGTCTCTAACACAGTTGCCGAACTCCAGCGCCAGCTAAAGTCTAGTTCTGAAAAAAAACAACAGGCTTTGATTCAGGAACTTGCCAACACTGGCACTGCCGGGTTAGACGTGTTAATGGAATTTTTACAGGAGCAACATGCCAACCCGACTATCCTCAGTGCTGGTTTTGCCTATCAAGCCCTCCATCAAGCCAATATGCCCAAAACCAATGAATTTTTGCAAACCTATTTTCCTACTGGGGTTGTACCCCTACGTTCTGAAGCAGGCATTGATTACACACCCGTGCAACAGCTGTTAGTTAAACAAGATTTTCTCGCAGCTGACCGTCTTACTCTCGAAAAACTCTGTGAGTTAGCAGGAGCTGCTGCTCTACAGAGAAGATGGCTGTATTTTTCCGAAGTAGACAATTTCCCGATTACAGATTTGCAAACTATTGATATCTTGTGGGTTATTCACTCTCAAGGCAAATTTGGATTTTCTGTGCAGCGGGAGCTTTGGTTGTCTTTGGGCAAGAACTGGGAAAAACTTTGGCCAAAAATTGGTTGGAAAACTGGCAATCGCTGGACCCGATATCCCCATGAGTTTATCTGGGATCTCAGTGCACCAAAAGGTCATTTGCCTCTTTCCAATCAGCTCAGAGGTGTTCGGGTATTTTCCTCTTTGCTTTCTCATCCAGCTTGGTCTACTCGGATATGACTGCCATAAGCGGTCAGGAAGGAAAAAAACACAAAAATGCTTCTGATACCAAAAAAAATGGCATGATTTAAGCATTTATTTTCCTGAGAATTTGTTGACTTCACTACTCTATCTGGGAACCTTAAGTGTTGTGGGTAGTACTACAGTAGCCAGTGGACTGTGGTGCTACCAAAGGTAACCATGGGGAATGGGTTGGTTATGGCAAAAGAAAATCAACTTTTTTGTACTCTGGATGGTTTGACTCCTAAAGAACGGGAAAAAAAACGACTGAAAACTCTTCGGGATTTAGGTCTACTCGAAGCAGAAACAGTACCAGTTTTTGACGAGGCAACTCAGACTACTGCCAGATTTTTAGATGTGCCTATCTGCATTTTGGGCTTTATGGTACAAACGCAACAGCACATCAAATCAGCTGTGGGATTATCTAGAATCGGGCTAATGAATCGAGTGGCACAGTCCCGTCAGTTGCCCCGTAGTGAATGCTTTTGTAGCTATGTAGTAGATAGTCATCAAATGTTGGCGATTAATGATACAGTCGCCAACCCTGTCTTTGCTAGTAGTGTACTGGTTCACCACTACGGTATCCGTTCTTACTTAGGTGCACCCCTGTTAACTGCTGACGGAGAATGTTTAGGTACCCTAGCCGTTATGGATTTAGTACCTCGCAATTTTACCACCAAAGATTATGAGTTTTTGGCAATTACCGCTCGCTGGAGTCTCAGTGAATTTGAGCGGAATCATTTTTTGAAAAAAGAGCGTGACCGCTTTGTTAACTGGCTACCTAACTCTTCCAGAGAGGCTCAGCACTCTCTGGAAGTGGAGTCTGATCGGGAAATTTATAGCCCTAAGAATATCTGTCTAGATGGAATAACTGGTTTTAACTCAGTTCACACCATTAAGTACAAATTACTAACTCAGCTGACACAGGAATTGCGCACACCTCTAACATCAATTATGGGAATGGCTAGTGTATTAAGTCGCCAAGTTTATGGGTCTTTGACTGATAAACAAAAAGAATATCTAGAAATTGTTTATTGCAGTGGTCGTCAGCTGGTCTTGATGGTTGATGAAATTCTTTGCTTGGGGATTTTTGAGGAAAACAGCGAACAACTAAATTTAACTGCTGTAGATATTGAAATGCTCTGTCAACAAGCAATTAACAATTTAGCACAGATAGCCCAGCAACATCGACAAAAGTTGCATTTATCTGTAGAGCCAGGGAATCGCATCTGGTTTCTGGATAAAGAAAAGGTCAGACAAATGCTATATTACCTCATATTCAGTGTGATTTACTCGGCTGAAGCAGGGGGTGAAATACGCATCCATGTCTCTCGAAAAACTGATTTGGACAGGGCTAATGTCGTGTCTTTGAAAATCGCGGTTTGGGTTTCTCACCCCTGGCTCGGAGATGGTCTACCTCAGATGTACGGACAAATTTCTGAGTTACCGTTACAATCTCCCTCAGCAGCAGCAGCAGTTGCTAATGCTTTAGAAACCCCATTCATCAATGAACGACTGGGAATAAGTGAACTACCTTCGAGTTCTAACTTCCTCTGTGACAATCAGTTTTTATCCAGTTCTTTTGACCCAGAAAGCACTAGTTGGAGTTCTGAATCGGAAAAAATACCTCAGAATAGTGAATCTCGTGAAAGTTTAGGGCTATTACTAAGCTGCCATTTAGCTAAACGCCATAGAGGAAAAATTTCTGTTCAAGGTTTGCCAGAGTTAGGGTATCGCTACGTGATTACTTTACCTAAATTAGAGTCTCCTGATCAAAACTGTTAAACCACTGTTCCGATTCATTGACTCATATGTTAAACTAATCTGGGCAACGGTGGTGTCAAGGTGATCTAGCCATCAGACCTAGACCGTATTTCTCAAAAAAACTCATAAATAGAAGACTAAGGGCTGATAAGTGTTGCTGAGTTAATAAATTATTTAACTTTGCTTAGTCTTTCTGAAGTGGTCGATAGCAAAAGTGCTAAAGACCCCCTGAGAACACCAGCTTTTCGGGAAGCGTCGAACAGTTTTTTAGTATTTAGTGAATGAATCCTGATCTATAATCTTTGATTATAGATGGGGTGGGTTCAAATAAAAAATAGACAATGAATTCAGCTTGGGAACAGTTTACTCTATCAAATTTACAGCTGTATCGGTGGCGAGCCACTAGCTATTTGTATCGCCTAGTGGGACTCCTAGATGCTTGGCGTCAGAGTAGCTTGCTCCTACAGTGGTCTGACCCAATAGGAGCGATGATAGTTGCTCTGGTGTTCGGTTTAGCTCCTTTTGTCTCCAATGCTCTAGTAGGCATCTTGTTAATTGCAAGTGCAGGGTTCTGGGTATTGCTAACCTTATCCGATGATATAGGAAAGCCGAAGGTAAGCCCCATTCATCTGTTAGTTTTTTTGTACTGGAGTGTTGCCACTATAGCCACCGCACTCTCTCCGGTGAAAGGGGCTGCCTCTAGTGGTTTGGTGAAATTAACCCTTTATTTGTTGTTTTTTGCCCTGATCGCAAGGGTATTGCGTTCCGGTCCGCTTCGTAGCTGGATTATTACCCTGTTTCTCCATATCTCACTAATTGTCAGTATTTACGGCTTGCGGCAGTGGTTTTTTGGGGCTGAAGCATTAGCTACCTGGGTAGACCCGACTTCAGCAGCAGCAAAACTGACACGGGTCTATAGTTATCTGGGCAACCCGAATTTACTAGCTGGTTATCTGATCCCAGCAGTATCATTGAGTTTGGCAGCAGTATTTGTCTGGCAGGGTTTGCTCCCCAAAGCCTTAGCACTGACGATGGTGGTCGTGAATTCAGTTTGTCTAGTGCTAACCTTTAGTCGGGGTGGATGGATTGGTTTTGTTGTTTGTATTTTCGTCTTCTTGATCCTGCTGGTGTATTGGTACAGTGTGCAGTTACCCCCTAAATTACGCCCTTGGGCAATGCCAGCCTTATTAAGCAGTTGTGCTGGGGTGATGCTTCTCGCAGTCATGTTTGTTCCAGCTATACGCGATCGCATTGGTAGTATTTTTGTTGGTCGGGAAGATAGTAGTAACAACTTCCGCATGAATGTTTGGTCTGCTGTGGTGGACATGATTCGTGACCGACCCATCATTGGCATTGGTCCAGGTAACAACGCCTTCAACAAAATCTATCCCCTTTTCCAACGCCCGAAATATACCGCCCTCAGTGCCTATTCCATTTTCCTAGAAACTGCCGTAGAAATGGGTTTGATCGGGATGTTATGTTTCCTTTGGTTGCTGATAATCACCTTCAACCAAGGTATGCAACAACTGAGTCGTCTGAGAAATTTAGGTAATCGTCAGGGATTTTGGCTGATGGGAGCCATTGCTACCATGTCAGGAATGCTCGCCCATGGTCTGGTAGATACCGTTTGGTACCGTCCTCAAGTGCAGACCTTATGGTGGCTAGTCGTTGCCATTATTGCCAGTTTCTATGTCAATCCGAATTCTGACCCGTAAAAAGTTTAGCTGTCCGGCAAAATTCATCCCACACCTATGCTGCGCATAGGTGTGGGATGAATTTTGCACAGAGTATGTATGGAATTGCTATAATATATGTACTGATAAACAAAGCCTAAAATGCTGGTTTGTCAGCTATTTAACTAGCAAAAAAATAGAATTTTTGTATTGTTCCGGCGCGGAGGGGCATCCCGGAGACGAAACCTTAGAAGAGTGGAGCCTTAATCATAAAGTTTTAACCCTTTACCCATAGCCGACTAACCATAAAGGCTCCACTCTTCTTGCGGTAACTTCTGACCGTGTCGTTAATAAAGCAAGCCTACGTATCCGTTCGCGCAGCGTCGGCGAAAGCCGATACCGTTGGGTGGAGTTGGCAAGAAGCCCAAACTGACCTTACAGGTTCAGTTTGGGAGTATGTCACAATTTGCAGGTTGCTTTGGAGGTTGGAGGTTACAAGTTACCAAGTTACAGGTTGCTAGTTTTGTACTAAACAAACAACCTTGGCCTATTGGCCACGCTACGCGAACAACCCACCAACCTTGGCCTATTGGCCACGCTACGCGAACAACTCACCAACCTACCAACCTACCCTTCACCGAAGCCCTTTGGCGAACAACCTTCAATAACGTTTGAGAGCCCTTGCCATATCTCGCTGATCCTGACGCCTCTTGATCGTCTCGCGCTTATCATGGAGCTTTTTCCCTCTGCCCAAACCAATGCTGACTTTAACTAAGCCGCGCTTCAAATAAATCTTTAAGGGGACAAGGGTTAAACCTTGCTGTTCTAATTTACCGGTAAGCTTATTAATTTCCTTACGGTGCAGCAGTAGTTTTCGGTTGCGACGGGGGTCATGATTAAAATATTCGTTGATATTTTGGTACGGAGAGATATGGACATTGAGCAGCCACGCTTCCCCACCACGAATCAACCCATAGCCATCCCGCAAGTTGACCTTGCCAACTCGGATAGACTTGACCTCCGTTCCCTTTAACTCAATCCCGGCCTCGTAAGTCTCTAAAATTTCGTAGCGGAAACGAGCTTGTCGATTATCACTAATAAGTTTATAACTTTCACCTTTATCACTCATAGTCTTGCCACTCCCACAAGCTTGCAGTTATATAACTGTAGCGCCTGAGGTTAGAACTGGCGACAACGCGAAACTATTAACTTTTATGAAGATATTGAGATTTACCTACAAAACGGTTACAATAGATACAAAAATCACAAATCGTTCATCTGTTCATGACTTGAGCATGGGTGATCAAGTTTCATGGAGAGACGGAAGTAAGGATATATCCTGAAGGTTAGTAAACAGCTAGAGAAAATGTCGCAGAGTCTACCAAAAACTCTTATTATTTATTAGACTTAAATTATGGTAACACCGACAGGGATTATTATGTAACTTAAATTAAAGCCGAAAACCAAGGGTTTAATAGTTGCGCTCTCTATCCCGGTGTTATAACTTTTTTGACATTTTTATGGCGCTCGCGGGATATTCCGTCAGAGAAGCGCGGAGATACCCCCTGGATGCGATTGCATCTTGCCTTGGCGGGCTAGGATCTGCCTTGGTAGATTCTGGTAGCTAAAAAGTATCGGAAAATTTTGAGGGTAAAAAAATCCTCAAAGTCTTATTAGTTTAAATAGGTAAGAGGAGGTAAGTAATGGTTACTTTAAATAAATCATTAAAGAAATATAACAAAAAATCGATAAATGCTCAAGTATCACTAGTTTTAACTAAAAAAAATCTAATTCCAGTCAATGGCTATGGTGCTTGTAGTGTTTCGGGTTGCCACTGTAAATCGTTTGAAGGATCTGATTATACTTGTTCTAACTGTGGTCACAATTATGCTAGTCACTGGTAGGAGGTGATAAGTAGGTGAGCCCAGGGCTATTTCATTCTGGATCTAGGTAACGAGTTTAGAGGCTTGTGACAGTTAACTTAATTGTCCACTAATCTGCCAATATCTACAAAAAATTGGTAGATTAGATTCATGACACTCGTGCCACTCCGTAAGGCGGTCGAACTTACGGGACTCTCTAGGAACACTTTAAGGAAGTATGCAGACGATGGGACGATCAGATGCGAAAAAACCCCAGGGGGAACTAGATTTTTTGACACAGAAAGCTTACTTAGTCTTGGGCGGCGACAACCAAGACAGCCAACCACAATCTGTTATTGCCGAGTTAGTTCTACCAAGCAAAGAGACGACCTCGCACGCCAAGTCGCCTACCTACACTCCCTCTTCCCAGGAGCGGAAATCATCAAAGATATCGGGTCGGGACTCAACTACAAAAGGAAAGGACTTAAAGCCATACTGGAGCGAATTGTGCGCGGAGATCAGCTCACAATTATTGTTGCCTGTAGAGACCGACTTACCAGATTTGGGTTTGAACTCATTGAGTACTTGGTTAGAAGTTACCGTAAGAGTAGTGCAGCCTTTATAGTGGGTAAATTATGCAGCATAGGGTCTTGGTTTTGTAGTAAGGCTGCACTACTCTAAGGTTTCATCTCCGGTCAGTCTCAACGGTGGAAAAATCCTGGTTCTCGACCAACCTGAAAGCTGTCCCGAGTCGGAACTTACCGCAGATCTTCTCTCCATTATTCACGTCTTCTCTTGCCGCGTCCACGGACTCCGAAAGTACGGTTCGAAAATCAAAGAAGATTCGAGTGTTCCTAAACCCTGAGCAACGTTTAACAGCTCGTAAGTGGTTTGGAGTTTCCCGTTATGTTTTCAATAAAACCGTCAAAATACTCTCTGATGGTGAAACCAAAGCTAATTGGAAAGCCATCAAGACTGGGATATTAACTGACCTCCCTGAGTGGTGCAAAGCAGTACCCTATCAAATCAAATCTATAGCGATAAAGGATGCTTGCACTGCTGTTAGGGAAGCCAAAAAGAAGTACAAAAAGACTTCACAAATCAATCGGGTAAGATTTAGATCTCGCAAGAACCCTGTCCAGTCTTGCTATATCCCTAAGTCAGCAGTGTCCAGTAAAGGGATCTATCACACAAAGCTTGGAGAAATTACCTTTGCCGAGACTCTGCCTGACAATATCTGTGATTGTCGATTGACTAGCACCAACGGGAACTACTACCTGGTAGTTCCCCATGAAGCAACTAATACTAGAGCCGAGAACCAAGGCAGAGTAGTCGCTTTAGACCCCGGAGTTAGGACTGTCTTGATGCAGTCGCTCATGGGGGAAACCCCCAAGACCGCGCTGCATCGCTTTTTGACATTCTTTAGTGAGACTTCTGTTGGAAAGATTGGTGATGGTGATTTCTCCCAGATTCAAAGGATTTGTTCTCATCTCGACAACCTTTTGTCTCGAATAAGTAAAGCTAAGAAAGGACAAAAACGCCGAATGATAAAAGCCGCTAGACGGATGATCATCAGGCTCCAAAATCTTGTAAACGAGCTTCACCATAAAGCGGCTAGGTTTTTAGTTGACAACTTCGATGTGATATTGCTTCCCACTTTTGAGACTTCCCAGATGTCCAAAAAGACTACTCGCAAAATTAGATCGAAGACAGTTCGCAATATGCTTTCTTTTGCTCATTATCGCTTTAAAGAATCTCTAAAACATAAAGCCCAAGAAACTGGGAAAGTCGTCGTAGACGTCTGTGAAGCCTATACGAGTAAGACAGTTAGCTGGACTGGGGAATTGGTCAATATCGGTGGCAGCAAAATTATTAAATCAAAAGTTGATGGTAGATCAATGGATTGACCGAAGGTCACGCTTCGCGAACGAGACATTAACGGCGCTCGTGGAATATTTCTACGAGCCTTGGGAGATACCCCCTGGCTGAGAAATCAGCTTGCATTAGTGAGCCTTGATTTGCCTTTGGTAGATTTTGGTAGCTAAAAAGTATCGGAACGCGCCTCTTATCACTACAATCACACTATGAGGCGAAGACTATGAAACTTTCTTATCGCGGTGTTAGCTACCAATACCATCCTTGCGAAGTTTCCACCACAGCAGTTGACTTGACTGGCAAGTATCGGGGAGTGAATTACCGATTGGGTAGTGCCCATCCTATACCACTTGTGCAAGACAAAGTCAACCTCAAATATCGTGGCGTTTCTTATTAAGTGACATACTCCCAGACTGACAAGCACGGTTCAGTGTGGGCTTCTTGCCAACTCCGCCCATTGGTTAGGATACTCAGCAAGCTTTATTAACGATACGGTCAGAAGTTACCGCAAGAAGAGTGGAGCCTTTATGGTTAGCAGGCTATGCATAAAAGAGGTGCGACCCGTGGCGAATTTAATTCGCCAACGGAAAGCGCACCTTTGGTTAAAACTTTATGATTAAGGCTCCACTCTTCTAAGGTTTCGTCTCCGGGATGCCCCGACCCACGCCTTACAATACAAAAAAGTTCAATTTTGAGGCAAGTAGGTGGCGGTTAGCTCTTAATTTGTCTTCCCTACTATTTTCAGTATAGCATTTTTCAACCTATGCAACACAGTTCCTGTGCGCGATTCATCTCACACTCATGGGGTAGCATTGAGATGTGAGGCTAAAGAGCGGATGACGCTAAATATCAACTAAGTATTCTAGCCTACAAATAAGGTGTCTCTAAACTTATAGCCAGTGGTGGCGATATGCCCTAGGCATCTGCCCTGTAAGCAATCACTCTCTTGGTGTGCGTTCCCTACCGCTTTGAATAAGCGCGGGGTGGGGTTCCACCCCATCTTTAATTTGGCTTCCTGATTGGATTACAACCCAGCTGGATACAGAAGTACTAGATGCACCCTAACTAATTCCCTCAGCCACTGACAGAGGACATTCTCTGTCAGTGGCTGGTTTTTTTTGTGTTGATATCAGTTTTTACAGAAAATTTGTGATATAAATATTTATAATATTTAACATAAAGTAACAAGAGACTACCTAGAGGCAGGAAAAATTAACTATGGGACTCTTTGGCAATTTGTTCAACTCTCAGACCAAGTACGTTGATGAGGACCGCCAGGATATGGCACAGTCTATAGAAGCTAACCAGTCCAAAGAGTATTTCTTGGACACAGATGAAGCCAAAACAATGGGAAACATTGACTACATGCGCAGCAGCGTTAAGGTCAAGAAATCCTATCCCAAGACCAAAACTGCTGTTTTAAGGGGTGAAGTGGTAGAGCAGATCTCTGCTACGGATAAAGTCACCCTTTCCCAAAATCAGACACCTATGGCCACTTCTGAGCCGGCTTCCCAGTCTGGAGCTACATCCGAGTCTGGAGCTACATCAGGACAAAACGGTCAGGTAAGCTCTCAACGCCGTCGCCCTGACTCCAGCCTGGATCCTTTCCTCAAAATGGCTCAGGATCTAAGAAAGGGTTAATTCAGTGCTTTGTAGATTGACTCCAATTCTACAAGGCATGATCAAATCTTAACTGCACCAGTGGCAAATTTGATTTTTAGATAATCCTCTTCCATCTTGGCTCCTGAAGGTTTTAGGGCAGCTAAAGCTTGGGGGAGGACTAAATTGCGGCGATGGTTACCAATGCGAACATTCAATTCATCTCCTGTTTGAGTAAGCTGTATTTTGTCTTTGGGTATACCAGGTAGGTACAGTTCTAGGCTGTACTCATTTTTATGCTGTATTACTCTAATGGTGTTTTCTTGGTAATACACTTGAGTGGGATCTTCTGAACCATACAGGGTTTCTTTCAGACGCTCCAACGCCTCAATACCGCACATTTCTTGACAATAGAGCGGAACTTCTTTAATGGGTAAAGGCCGGAAATTGTCGTGAATTTCTTGGCGATACTGTTGCTGATTTTCTTTCCAGCGTTGGAAAAATGGGTCAGTTACTTGGTCAGGAATGATCCGATTCGCAACAACTAGATCAGTGGCAACGTTGTATAGGCTTAAGTAAGCATGAGCTCGTAAGGACTCCTTAATCACCATTCTCTCAGGATTAGTAACCAGACGCACTGATGTTTGTTGGTTGTCAGTGAGTACCTTCTCTAAGGCTTCAATTTGTTCATAAAACTCATAGGGAGCATCCATGACCTCTTTATCTGGTAAAGAAAAGCCAGCAATGGGTTTGAATAACGGTTCAACCAAAGGTCTCAGAGCAACTGACATACTTTGTAGTGGCTTATAAAAACGGCGCATATACCAGCCACTGACTTCTGGTAAGCTCAGTAACCGTAGCGCAGTACCAGTAGGAGCTGAGTCAATAACCAGAACATCGTACTCGTCTTCATCGTAGTGACGTTTCATGCGGACGAGACCGAAAATTTCATCCATACCAGGAAGAACGGCTAATTCTTCTGCCTGTACCCCATCTAAGCCCCTAGCTTGCAGCACTTGGGTAATGTAACGCTTAACCGCTCCCCAGTTTCCTTCCAATTCCATCAGAGCGTCAAGTTCTGCTCCCCAAAGGTTGGGGCGGACTAATCGGGGGTCATGACTTAGTTCAATATCAAAACTATCTGCTAGGGAGTGAGCTGGGTCAGTACTCAGAACTAGGGTTTTGTAGCCTAACTCGGCACAACGCAAGCCAGTAGCAGCGGCTACAGAGGTTTTTCCTACTCCTCCTTTACCGGTCATCAAAATTACGCGCATGGTATGCTCCAGCTGTTCTGAGAAAAGTTTACATTTATTTACTTTACATTACTGTACAAAAGCTGCTTCAGTACGTCCAGGCGTGAACAGTCCCAATAATCTATATGAGAAACAATTAATCCCTCAGCATTCAGCTTTAACTCGCTCCAGCCAGGAATAGTCATTCGAGGTTTCCAGGGTAATGGCGTAGTCCAGCTCAGAGTCCAGCGGGTTTTAATTGTATCTCCTGACTGGGAAATGTGTTGCAAATCTAGATGGGGCTCGAGGAACCAGCGATTGATAAAGGCAATCATTTTTTTATAACGCTCAAGCCCGCGAAATTGGTTGAGGGGGTCTTTAAAATAGACGTCTGAGGCGTAGATGCTATAAGTTTGGTCAGCTGGGAACCTTTGATAGTCTTGTTGGAGAATTTGGGCTATAGGACTGAGAATCTCTTTTTGGTCAGGGTCTTGAGTGTTATTATACCGATTTGTATTCATACGTTGTATTAATACAGGTAATAATAACCTAATATATTATTTCGTTATTTAGTTGTGAGTCTTACTGGCATGTTCAAACAAGGGTTTTTCGGCAATTGCACCTAACCCGACGGAAGCCAGGAGTTTGTTCCAAGCTTCTGCCAAGTTCTTGTCATTGGGGCGCTGCCTTCGCAACTCTACCAGAGTCGTTAATGTTTCGTACCAAAGCCGATCATTTGCGTAGATCACAACACGCTGTTGGGGGGTTGCTTGCTTTAAACGCTGCGCCAGGTTTGGATTTTCTTCAACTCGCTTGACCCCACCATCAATATAGATATTGTTTGAGGAGTAGACCGGATCAATCAATCCTACCTGCCAGTAATATTTCTGATTAACTTC includes:
- a CDS encoding GAF domain-containing sensor histidine kinase is translated as MAKENQLFCTLDGLTPKEREKKRLKTLRDLGLLEAETVPVFDEATQTTARFLDVPICILGFMVQTQQHIKSAVGLSRIGLMNRVAQSRQLPRSECFCSYVVDSHQMLAINDTVANPVFASSVLVHHYGIRSYLGAPLLTADGECLGTLAVMDLVPRNFTTKDYEFLAITARWSLSEFERNHFLKKERDRFVNWLPNSSREAQHSLEVESDREIYSPKNICLDGITGFNSVHTIKYKLLTQLTQELRTPLTSIMGMASVLSRQVYGSLTDKQKEYLEIVYCSGRQLVLMVDEILCLGIFEENSEQLNLTAVDIEMLCQQAINNLAQIAQQHRQKLHLSVEPGNRIWFLDKEKVRQMLYYLIFSVIYSAEAGGEIRIHVSRKTDLDRANVVSLKIAVWVSHPWLGDGLPQMYGQISELPLQSPSAAAAVANALETPFINERLGISELPSSSNFLCDNQFLSSSFDPESTSWSSESEKIPQNSESRESLGLLLSCHLAKRHRGKISVQGLPELGYRYVITLPKLESPDQNC
- a CDS encoding IctB family putative bicarbonate transporter, which produces MNSAWEQFTLSNLQLYRWRATSYLYRLVGLLDAWRQSSLLLQWSDPIGAMIVALVFGLAPFVSNALVGILLIASAGFWVLLTLSDDIGKPKVSPIHLLVFLYWSVATIATALSPVKGAASSGLVKLTLYLLFFALIARVLRSGPLRSWIITLFLHISLIVSIYGLRQWFFGAEALATWVDPTSAAAKLTRVYSYLGNPNLLAGYLIPAVSLSLAAVFVWQGLLPKALALTMVVVNSVCLVLTFSRGGWIGFVVCIFVFLILLVYWYSVQLPPKLRPWAMPALLSSCAGVMLLAVMFVPAIRDRIGSIFVGREDSSNNFRMNVWSAVVDMIRDRPIIGIGPGNNAFNKIYPLFQRPKYTALSAYSIFLETAVEMGLIGMLCFLWLLIITFNQGMQQLSRLRNLGNRQGFWLMGAIATMSGMLAHGLVDTVWYRPQVQTLWWLVVAIIASFYVNPNSDP
- a CDS encoding IS607 family transposase; translated protein: MTLVPLRKAVELTGLSRNTLRKYADDGTIRCEKTPGGTRFFDTESLLSLGRRQPRQPTTICYCRVSSTKQRDDLARQVAYLHSLFPGAEIIKDIGSGLNYKRKGLKAILERIVRGDQLTIIVACRDRLTRFGFELIEYLVRSYRKSSAAFIVGKLCSIGSWFCSKAALL
- the smpB gene encoding SsrA-binding protein SmpB, producing the protein MSDKGESYKLISDNRQARFRYEILETYEAGIELKGTEVKSIRVGKVNLRDGYGLIRGGEAWLLNVHISPYQNINEYFNHDPRRNRKLLLHRKEINKLTGKLEQQGLTLVPLKIYLKRGLVKVSIGLGRGKKLHDKRETIKRRQDQRDMARALKRY
- a CDS encoding adenylyltransferase/cytidyltransferase family protein is translated as MTGIYTADELQQLMTQESERWRPLVFTNGCFDILHIGHVRYLKIAKSLGSALVVGLNSDQSVNRIKPSQPGYPSRPLVPEIQRAEILATLKPVDGVVIFAETTANRLIEALQPEVYVKGGDYTLSTLPEAQIVQSYGGRIELVQVEFPTSTTQIINRILQAR
- a CDS encoding DUF4278 domain-containing protein, producing the protein MKLSYRGVSYQYHPCEVSTTAVDLTGKYRGVNYRLGSAHPIPLVQDKVNLKYRGVSY
- a CDS encoding GUN4 domain-containing protein gives rise to the protein MSDQTARLPAEVSNTVAELQRQLKSSSEKKQQALIQELANTGTAGLDVLMEFLQEQHANPTILSAGFAYQALHQANMPKTNEFLQTYFPTGVVPLRSEAGIDYTPVQQLLVKQDFLAADRLTLEKLCELAGAAALQRRWLYFSEVDNFPITDLQTIDILWVIHSQGKFGFSVQRELWLSLGKNWEKLWPKIGWKTGNRWTRYPHEFIWDLSAPKGHLPLSNQLRGVRVFSSLLSHPAWSTRI
- a CDS encoding TRC40/GET3/ArsA family transport-energizing ATPase, whose translation is MRVILMTGKGGVGKTSVAAATGLRCAELGYKTLVLSTDPAHSLADSFDIELSHDPRLVRPNLWGAELDALMELEGNWGAVKRYITQVLQARGLDGVQAEELAVLPGMDEIFGLVRMKRHYDEDEYDVLVIDSAPTGTALRLLSLPEVSGWYMRRFYKPLQSMSVALRPLVEPLFKPIAGFSLPDKEVMDAPYEFYEQIEALEKVLTDNQQTSVRLVTNPERMVIKESLRAHAYLSLYNVATDLVVANRIIPDQVTDPFFQRWKENQQQYRQEIHDNFRPLPIKEVPLYCQEMCGIEALERLKETLYGSEDPTQVYYQENTIRVIQHKNEYSLELYLPGIPKDKIQLTQTGDELNVRIGNHRRNLVLPQALAALKPSGAKMEEDYLKIKFATGAVKI
- a CDS encoding RNA-guided endonuclease InsQ/TnpB family protein, with the translated sequence MEKSWFSTNLKAVPSRNLPQIFSPLFTSSLAASTDSESTVRKSKKIRVFLNPEQRLTARKWFGVSRYVFNKTVKILSDGETKANWKAIKTGILTDLPEWCKAVPYQIKSIAIKDACTAVREAKKKYKKTSQINRVRFRSRKNPVQSCYIPKSAVSSKGIYHTKLGEITFAETLPDNICDCRLTSTNGNYYLVVPHEATNTRAENQGRVVALDPGVRTVLMQSLMGETPKTALHRFLTFFSETSVGKIGDGDFSQIQRICSHLDNLLSRISKAKKGQKRRMIKAARRMIIRLQNLVNELHHKAARFLVDNFDVILLPTFETSQMSKKTTRKIRSKTVRNMLSFAHYRFKESLKHKAQETGKVVVDVCEAYTSKTVSWTGELVNIGGSKIIKSKVDGRSMD